From the genome of Cynocephalus volans isolate mCynVol1 chromosome 14, mCynVol1.pri, whole genome shotgun sequence, one region includes:
- the LMAN2L gene encoding VIP36-like protein isoform X3 produces MDKGRRICMGMAWQSGTQRIGCSQAQKRRYSPGVQRVFPYISAMVNNGSLSYDHERDGRPTELGGCTAIVRNLHYDTFLVIRYVKRHLTIMIDIDGKHEWRDCIEVPGVRLPRGYYFGTSSITGDLSDNHDVISLKLFELTVERNPEEEKLHRDVFLPSVDNMKLPEMTAPLPPLSGLALFLIVFFSLVFSVFAIVIGIILYNKWQEQSRKRFY; encoded by the exons ATGGACAAGGGAAGAAGAATCTGCATGGGGATGGCTTGGCAATCTGGTACACAAAGGATCGGATGCAGCCAG GCCCAGAAGAGGCGATATTCTCCAGGAGTCCAG CGGGTGTTCCCCTACATCTCAGCCATGGTGAACAATGGCTCCCTCAGCTATGATCACGAGCGGGATGGGCGGCCTACAGAGCTGGGAGGCTGTACGGCCATTGTCCGCAATCTCCATTATGACACCTTCCTTGTGATTCGCTATGTCAAGAGGCATTTGACG ATAATGATTGACATTGATGGCAAGCACGAATGGAGGGACTGCATTGAGGTGCCTGGGGTCCGTCTGCCCCGGGGCTACTACTTCGGCACCTCCTCCATCACTGGGGATCTCTCAG atAATCATGACGTCATTTCCCTGAAGTTATTTGAGCTGACAGTGGAGAGAAACCCAGAAGAGGAGAAGCTGCATCGAGATGTGTTCCTGCCCTCAGTGGACAACATGAAGCTGCCTGAGA TGACAGCCCCACTGCCCCCACTGAGTGGCCTGGCCCTCTTCCTCATCGTCTTTTTTTCTCTGGTGTTTTCTGTATTTGCCATTGTCATTGGTATCATTCTCTACAACAAATGGCAGGAACAGAGCCGAAAACGCTTCTACTGA
- the LMAN2L gene encoding VIP36-like protein isoform X2, translated as MAATVGPSGWWQRWRRRLSARDGSKMLLLLLLLGSGQGPRQVGAGQTFEYLKREHSLSKPYQGVGTGSSSLWNLMGNAMVMTQYIRLTPDMQSKQGALWNRVPCFLRDWELQVHFKIHGQGKKNLHGDGLAIWYTKDRMQPGPVFGNMDKFVGLGVFIDTYPNEEKQQERVFPYISAMVNNGSLSYDHERDGRPTELGGCTAIVRNLHYDTFLVIRYVKRHLTIMIDIDGKHEWRDCIEVPGVRLPRGYYFGTSSITGDLSDNHDVISLKLFELTVERNPEEEKLHRDVFLPSVDNMKLPESEHR; from the exons ATGGCGGCCACCGTGGGACCGTCAGGGTGGTGGCAGCGGTGGCGGCGGCGTTTGTCGGCTCGGGATGGGTCCAAGATGTTGCTCCTTCTCCTTTTGTTGGGGTCTGGGCAAGGGCCACGACAAGTCGGGGCGGGTCAGACGTTCGAGTACTTGAAACGAGAACACTCGCTGTCGAAGCCCTACCAGG GTGTGGGCACAGGCAGTTCCTCACTGTGGAATCTGATGGGCAATGCCATGGTGATGACCCAGTATATCCGACTTACCCCAGATATGCAAAGTAAACAGGGTGCCTTGTGGAACCGGGTG CCATGTTTCCTGAGAGACTGGGAGTTGCAGGTACACTTCAAAATCCATGGACAAGGGAAGAAGAATCTGCATGGGGATGGCTTGGCAATCTGGTACACAAAGGATCGGATGCAGCCAG gGCCTGTGTTTGGAAACATGGACAAATTTGTGGGGCTGGGCGTATTTATAGACACCTACCCCAATGAGGAGAAGCAGCAAGAG CGGGTGTTCCCCTACATCTCAGCCATGGTGAACAATGGCTCCCTCAGCTATGATCACGAGCGGGATGGGCGGCCTACAGAGCTGGGAGGCTGTACGGCCATTGTCCGCAATCTCCATTATGACACCTTCCTTGTGATTCGCTATGTCAAGAGGCATTTGACG ATAATGATTGACATTGATGGCAAGCACGAATGGAGGGACTGCATTGAGGTGCCTGGGGTCCGTCTGCCCCGGGGCTACTACTTCGGCACCTCCTCCATCACTGGGGATCTCTCAG atAATCATGACGTCATTTCCCTGAAGTTATTTGAGCTGACAGTGGAGAGAAACCCAGAAGAGGAGAAGCTGCATCGAGATGTGTTCCTGCCCTCAGTGGACAACATGAAGCTGCCTGAGAGTGAGCACAGG TGA
- the LMAN2L gene encoding VIP36-like protein isoform X1, with product MAATVGPSGWWQRWRRRLSARDGSKMLLLLLLLGSGQGPRQVGAGQTFEYLKREHSLSKPYQGVGTGSSSLWNLMGNAMVMTQYIRLTPDMQSKQGALWNRVPCFLRDWELQVHFKIHGQGKKNLHGDGLAIWYTKDRMQPGPVFGNMDKFVGLGVFIDTYPNEEKQQERVFPYISAMVNNGSLSYDHERDGRPTELGGCTAIVRNLHYDTFLVIRYVKRHLTIMIDIDGKHEWRDCIEVPGVRLPRGYYFGTSSITGDLSDNHDVISLKLFELTVERNPEEEKLHRDVFLPSVDNMKLPEMTAPLPPLSGLALFLIVFFSLVFSVFAIVIGIILYNKWQEQSRKRFY from the exons ATGGCGGCCACCGTGGGACCGTCAGGGTGGTGGCAGCGGTGGCGGCGGCGTTTGTCGGCTCGGGATGGGTCCAAGATGTTGCTCCTTCTCCTTTTGTTGGGGTCTGGGCAAGGGCCACGACAAGTCGGGGCGGGTCAGACGTTCGAGTACTTGAAACGAGAACACTCGCTGTCGAAGCCCTACCAGG GTGTGGGCACAGGCAGTTCCTCACTGTGGAATCTGATGGGCAATGCCATGGTGATGACCCAGTATATCCGACTTACCCCAGATATGCAAAGTAAACAGGGTGCCTTGTGGAACCGGGTG CCATGTTTCCTGAGAGACTGGGAGTTGCAGGTACACTTCAAAATCCATGGACAAGGGAAGAAGAATCTGCATGGGGATGGCTTGGCAATCTGGTACACAAAGGATCGGATGCAGCCAG gGCCTGTGTTTGGAAACATGGACAAATTTGTGGGGCTGGGCGTATTTATAGACACCTACCCCAATGAGGAGAAGCAGCAAGAG CGGGTGTTCCCCTACATCTCAGCCATGGTGAACAATGGCTCCCTCAGCTATGATCACGAGCGGGATGGGCGGCCTACAGAGCTGGGAGGCTGTACGGCCATTGTCCGCAATCTCCATTATGACACCTTCCTTGTGATTCGCTATGTCAAGAGGCATTTGACG ATAATGATTGACATTGATGGCAAGCACGAATGGAGGGACTGCATTGAGGTGCCTGGGGTCCGTCTGCCCCGGGGCTACTACTTCGGCACCTCCTCCATCACTGGGGATCTCTCAG atAATCATGACGTCATTTCCCTGAAGTTATTTGAGCTGACAGTGGAGAGAAACCCAGAAGAGGAGAAGCTGCATCGAGATGTGTTCCTGCCCTCAGTGGACAACATGAAGCTGCCTGAGA TGACAGCCCCACTGCCCCCACTGAGTGGCCTGGCCCTCTTCCTCATCGTCTTTTTTTCTCTGGTGTTTTCTGTATTTGCCATTGTCATTGGTATCATTCTCTACAACAAATGGCAGGAACAGAGCCGAAAACGCTTCTACTGA